The following proteins come from a genomic window of Pseudomonas sp. WJP1:
- a CDS encoding LacI family DNA-binding transcriptional regulator, translating into MATIKDVAALAGISYTTVSHVVNKTRPVSEEVRIKVEAAIKTLDYVPSAVARSLKAKTTATIGLLVPNSLNPYFAELARGIEDYCERNGYCVILCNSDDNPDKQRSYLRVLLEKRIDGLIVASAGGDSGLAEGLAGVRTPMVIVDRGLEGVDADLVRIDHEYGAYLATRHLLELGHRDIATISGPATTSVAQMRLAGFRRALEEAGIRVAHGRMLESDFTSTGGYSAAAMLLEKNPPSAIFAANDMIGFGVLRAAAERNIRVPTDLSVIGFDDIQMSRYVYPALTTVGQSILQLGEMAAGVLLRRIARPDLATEQRIVTPSIVMRESTAPLAGVFDQYR; encoded by the coding sequence ATGGCAACGATCAAGGATGTAGCGGCACTGGCGGGGATTTCCTACACCACGGTGTCCCATGTGGTGAACAAGACCCGGCCGGTCAGTGAAGAAGTGCGGATCAAGGTCGAGGCGGCGATCAAGACCCTCGACTACGTGCCCAGCGCCGTGGCCCGGTCCCTCAAGGCCAAGACCACGGCGACCATCGGCCTGCTGGTGCCCAACAGCCTCAACCCGTACTTCGCCGAGCTGGCGCGGGGCATCGAGGATTACTGTGAGCGCAATGGCTACTGCGTGATCCTGTGTAATTCGGACGACAACCCGGACAAGCAGCGCAGCTACCTGCGGGTACTGCTGGAGAAACGCATCGACGGGCTGATCGTCGCCTCGGCCGGAGGTGACAGCGGGCTGGCCGAGGGCCTGGCGGGCGTGCGCACGCCGATGGTGATCGTCGACCGCGGGCTCGAAGGCGTCGACGCCGATCTGGTTCGCATCGATCACGAGTACGGCGCCTACCTGGCGACCCGGCATCTGCTGGAGTTGGGGCATCGGGACATCGCCACTATCAGCGGCCCTGCGACTACCAGTGTGGCGCAGATGCGCCTGGCCGGGTTTCGTCGGGCCCTTGAAGAGGCGGGCATCCGTGTGGCGCACGGGCGCATGCTGGAAAGCGATTTCACCAGCACCGGCGGCTACAGCGCTGCCGCGATGCTGCTGGAAAAAAATCCCCCCAGCGCGATTTTCGCCGCCAACGACATGATCGGCTTCGGCGTGCTGCGTGCCGCCGCCGAGCGCAATATTCGCGTGCCGACGGACCTGTCGGTCATCGGCTTCGACGACATCCAGATGAGCCGCTATGTCTATCCGGCATTGACCACGGTCGGTCAGTCGATCCTGCAACTGGGCGAAATGGCCGCCGGGGTGCTGCTGCGCCGGATTGCCAGGCCGGACCTGGCGACCGAGCAACGGATCGTCACCCCCAGCATCGTCATGCGCGAATCGACCGCGCCGTTGGCCGGGGTGTTTGATCAATATCGCTAA
- a CDS encoding ABC transporter permease has translation MKTASSAGQRSGNFYGLGTYLGLAGALLAMIVLFSVLSSHFLSYNTFSTLANQIPDLMVLAVGMTFVLIIGGIDLSVGSVLALAASTVSVAILGWGWSVLPAALLGMAAAALAGTVTGSITVAWRIPSFIVSLGVLEMARGVAYQMTGSRTAYIGDAFAWLSNPIAFGISPSFIIALLIIFIAQAVLTRTVFGRYLIGIGTNEEAVRLAGINPKPYKILVFSLMGLLAGIAALFQISRLEAADPNAGSGLELQVIAAVVIGGTSLMGGRGSVISTFFGVLIISVLAAGLAQIGATEPTKRIITGAVIVVAVVLDTYRSQRASRRT, from the coding sequence ATGAAAACCGCATCTTCGGCTGGCCAACGCAGCGGCAATTTCTACGGGCTGGGTACTTATCTGGGGCTGGCCGGTGCCTTGCTGGCCATGATCGTGCTGTTCTCGGTGCTGAGCAGTCATTTTCTCTCCTACAACACCTTCAGTACCCTGGCCAACCAGATTCCGGACCTGATGGTCCTGGCGGTCGGGATGACCTTCGTGCTGATCATCGGCGGCATCGATCTGTCGGTGGGGTCGGTGCTGGCACTGGCCGCGTCGACCGTCAGCGTGGCGATTCTCGGCTGGGGCTGGAGCGTGCTGCCGGCGGCATTGCTTGGCATGGCGGCTGCCGCGCTGGCGGGGACCGTCACCGGCTCGATCACCGTGGCCTGGCGCATTCCTTCGTTCATCGTGTCCCTGGGCGTGCTGGAAATGGCCCGCGGCGTGGCGTACCAGATGACCGGTTCGCGCACGGCCTACATCGGCGATGCGTTTGCCTGGTTGTCCAATCCGATCGCCTTCGGGATTTCGCCATCGTTCATCATTGCCTTGCTGATCATTTTCATCGCCCAGGCCGTGTTGACCCGTACCGTGTTCGGCCGCTACCTGATCGGCATCGGCACCAACGAAGAAGCGGTACGCCTGGCGGGGATCAACCCCAAGCCCTACAAGATCCTGGTGTTCAGCCTGATGGGGTTGCTGGCCGGTATTGCCGCGTTGTTCCAGATTTCTCGCCTGGAAGCGGCGGACCCCAATGCCGGCTCCGGCCTGGAACTGCAAGTGATCGCTGCCGTGGTGATTGGCGGCACCAGCCTGATGGGCGGGCGCGGCTCGGTCATCAGTACCTTCTTCGGCGTGCTGATCATTTCGGTGTTGGCCGCCGGCCTGGCGCAGATCGGCGCCACCGAGCCGACCAAGCGCATCATCACTGGCGCGGTGATCGTGGTGGCGGTGGTGCTTGATACTTATCGCAGTCAACGCGCAAGCCGGCGGACCTGA
- the rbsK gene encoding ribokinase, with protein sequence MSAKVVVVGSLNMDLVTRAPRLPRGGETLIGQSFATVCGGKGANQAVAAARLGAQVSMVGCVGSDAYGQELRQALLDEGVDCRAVSAVEGSSGVALIVVDDNSQNAIVIVAGANGALTPAVLGCFDAVLQEADVIICQLEVPDATVGHALKRGRELGKTVILNPAPASRALPQDWYASIDYLIPNESEAATLSGLPVDSLHTAQIAATRLIEMGAGKVIITLGAQGSLFADGKGFEHFPAPSVKALDTTAAGDTFVGGFAAALVAGMSEAQAIRFGQVGAALSVTRAGAQPSIPTLADVQAFKTP encoded by the coding sequence ATGTCAGCAAAAGTAGTGGTAGTCGGCAGCTTGAACATGGACCTGGTGACCCGGGCGCCGCGCTTGCCCCGTGGTGGTGAAACGCTGATCGGCCAGTCGTTCGCGACGGTCTGTGGCGGCAAGGGTGCGAACCAGGCCGTGGCGGCCGCGCGCCTCGGTGCACAGGTGTCGATGGTGGGCTGCGTGGGCAGCGATGCCTACGGCCAGGAGTTGCGCCAGGCGTTGCTGGACGAGGGCGTCGATTGTCGGGCCGTCAGCGCCGTGGAGGGTAGCAGTGGCGTGGCGTTGATCGTGGTCGACGATAACAGCCAGAACGCCATCGTAATCGTCGCCGGGGCCAACGGCGCACTGACGCCGGCGGTGCTCGGCTGCTTCGATGCGGTGCTGCAGGAGGCGGATGTGATCATCTGCCAGCTGGAAGTGCCGGACGCCACGGTTGGCCATGCGCTCAAGCGCGGACGTGAGCTGGGCAAGACCGTGATCCTCAACCCCGCGCCGGCCAGTCGAGCGTTGCCACAGGACTGGTATGCGTCCATCGATTACCTGATCCCCAACGAGAGTGAAGCGGCAACGCTCAGCGGCTTGCCGGTGGACTCGCTGCATACGGCGCAGATCGCCGCCACTCGACTGATCGAGATGGGGGCCGGCAAGGTCATCATCACCCTCGGCGCCCAGGGATCATTGTTTGCCGATGGCAAGGGCTTCGAACATTTCCCGGCGCCGAGCGTGAAGGCGCTCGACACCACAGCGGCCGGCGATACCTTCGTTGGCGGTTTCGCCGCGGCCCTGGTGGCCGGGATGAGCGAAGCGCAAGCGATACGGTTCGGCCAGGTCGGCGCGGCATTGTCGGTCACCCGGGCTGGCGCGCAACCCTCGATTCCCACTCTGGCCGATGTGCAGGCGTTTAAAACACCATGA